The genomic DNA CGGCCGAGGCGGGTCAGTCGTCCTCGGTCTTGATGTCCGCCGAGAGACCCTGGGCCATCTCGATGTCCGTCGAGTTGTTGACCGTGAACGCGGTCCGCTCGGTGACGGCCTCGATGACCTCGCGGGCGCTGGGGTAGCCGTTGCCCGATTTCTTCACGCCGCCGAAGGGGAGCTGGACCTCCGCGCCGATACAGGGGAGGTTGGCGTACGCCAGCCCGACCTCGGCGTGGTCGCGGTAGTGGTTGATCTCGCGGTAGTCCTCGCTGATGACGGCACCCGCGAGCCCGTAATCGGAGTCGTTCTGGATGTCGACGGCGGTCCCGATGTCGCCGTCGTACTCGACCAGTGCGACGTGCGGGCCGAACACCTCCTCCTGCAGGACCCGCTTCGGCTCGGCGGGGTCGTAGTCGATCTCGTAGACGAACGGGCCGACCCAGTGGCCCTCCTCGCTCCCGTCAGGGATCTCGTCGGCGGCCAGTTCCTCGCGGTCGACCAGCACGCTCGCGCCCTCCTCGCGGGCGAGGTCGTTGTAGCGCGAGAACTTCTCGACCTGGCTCTCGTCGACGAGCGGCCCCATGAACGTGTCCTCGTCCAGCGGGTCGCCGACGGCGACCGACTCGGCGAGGTCGACGAAGCGCCGCCTGAACTCGTCGTAGACGTCGGTGTGGACGATGAGGCGCTCGGAGGAGACACAGCGCTGCCCGGTCGTCTTGAACGAGGACATCACCGCGGAGTGGACCGCGATGTCGAGGTCCGCCTCGGCGGTGACGACGATGGCGTTCTTGCCGCCCATCTCGCAGGCCGCGAGCTTGCCGGGTTCGCCACCGACCCGGGAGGCGATCTCGTGGCCGACCTGCGCGCTCCCCGTGAACAGGACGGTGTCGACGCGCGGGTCGTCGACGATCTCGCCGCCCGCCTCGCCGAAGCCCTGGACCATGTTGAACACGCCGTCCGGGACGCCCGCGTCGGCGAGCATCTCGGCGACCGTCTCGCCGCACCAGGGCGTCTGCTCGGCGGGCTTCCAGACGACCGTGTTCCCCTCGACCAGCGTCACCGCCATGTGCCAGAACGGGATGGCGACCGGGAAGTTCCAGGGCGTGATGCACCCGACCACGCCGCGTGGCTTGCGCCGCATGTACGAGTCCTTGCTCGCGATCTCGCTGGGGACCACCTCCCCGTGCGGGTGCCGGGCGTTGCCGGCGGCCCACTCCACCATGTGTGCGGCCTCGACCACGTCGGCGCGGCCCTCGGAGATCTCCTTGCCGCACTCGCGCGTGACGATCTCGCCGAGCTCGTCCGTGCGGTCGCGGAGCTCGTGGTAGACGTCCCAGAGGACCTCCGCACGGTCGATGTAGGACATGGCGCGCCACTCCTCGAACGCCTCGTCCGCGGCCGCCAGCGCCCGGTCGACATCGTCGGGCGTGGCGACCGCGTACTCGCCCAGTGACTCGCCCGTGGCGGGGTCGATGCTCTCGAACGTCTCCGCACCGGTGCCGTCCACCCACTCGCCGTCGATGTAGTGTCCGGAGGGTTCGCGGGACATATGCGGCAATATCTGCGTGGGAGGGATAAAACTGCGGCCGGCAGGGCGCGCCCGGCGCCGGGACCGGGTACGCCCCTCGCCGGCGACCTCGGTTTCTTGTACGGGCCGCCGTAACGTACGACCATGACAGACCGGACGACCCGGCGGCGGCTGCTCACGCTCGGCGGGACGGCACTCGCGACGGCGGTGGCCGGGTGCACCGGCGACGGTGGCGATGGTGGCGGCGATGGTGGCGCCAGCCCGACCGACCAGACCGCCGAGGAACCCGACCAGGAGATCATCGTCGGGCCCGGTGGCTCGCTGAAGTTCGACCCGGCCGAGGTGACCGTCTCCCCGGGTGATACGGTGCAGTGGACCTGGGATTCGGACTTCCACACCGTGACCGTCGACAGCCAGCCCGAGGGTGAGAACTGGAGCGGCACCGGCGAGGAGACGCACGACACGGGGTACACCCACGTCCACACGTTCTCGACGGCCGGCACCTACGAGTACTACTGCCAGCCACACCGCGGCCAGGGGATGGTCGGGACGGTCACCGTCGGCTCCGGCGGCGGGGATGGGAGCGGTAGCGACTCGACGCCGACCGACGGCGGTGGGGGCGACGGCGGCGCGTACTGAGAGCGAGACGGACCGGGGACAGGGCGTCGACGGTCCCGTCGCGGGAACCACCGGCGACCCGATGTCCGGGGTTGGAGTGAGTTTTATTGCCGCCGGACCGCAGGTTCGGCTATGGACTTCGAGCTGCCGAACGAGCACCGGATGATCCGGGACACCGTCCGGGACTTCTGCGAGGCCGAGATCGAGCCCATCGCACAGGAGATCGAAGACGAGCACCGCTTCCCCGCCGAGGTGTTCGAGGAACTCGGCGATCTGGACCTGATGGGCGTTCCCGTGGCCGAGGAGTACGGTGGGGCCGGCGGCGACTACCTGATGTACGCGCTCGTCGCCGAGGAGCTCGGCCGGGTCTCGGGCTCCATCGGCCTCTCGTACGTCGCACACACCTCGCTCGGCAGCAAGCCCATCGAGATGTTCGGCACCGAGGCACAGAAGGAGGAGTGGCTCCGGCCGCTCGCCGAGGGCGAGGAGATGGGCGCCTGGGCGCTCACGGAGCCCTCCTCGGGCAGCGACGCCTCGGACATGGACACGATGGCCGAGAAGGACGGCGACGAGTACGTCATCAACGGGACGAAGCAGTTCATCACGAACGCGAACGTCGCCAACTCCGTCCTCGTGAAGGCCGTCACCGAACCCGGGGCGGGGTACGACGGCATCTCCACGTTCATCGTCGACCCCGACAACGACGACGGGTTCGAGGTCTCGACGGTGTGGGACAAGATGGGGCTGAACGCCTCGCCGACCTGCGAGCTCCAGCTCGACGACGTCCGCGTGCCCGAGGACCGCCTGCTGGGCGAGGAGGGTGAGGGCTGGAAACAGACGAAGAAGACCCTCGACGGCGGTCGCATCAGCATCGCGGCGCTCTCGACGGGACTCGCACAGGGTGCGTTCGAGGCCGCGAAGGAGTACGCCACCGAGCGCGAGCAGTTCGGGCAGCCCATCTCGAAGTTCGACGCCATCCGCGACAAGATCGTCGACATGGACCGGAAGATCGAGCGGGCCCGCCTGCTCACCCACAAGGCCGCGACGAAGTACGACAACGGGGAGAAGGTCACCCGGATCTCCTCGCTCGCGAAGCTGGACGCCTCCGAGGTGAGCCGGGAGGTCGCCGAGGAGGCCGTCCAGACGCTCGGCGGCTACGGTTACACGGAGGACTTCGCCCCGCAGCGGTTCTACCGCGACGCGAAGCTGATGGAGATCGGCGAGGGGACCAGCGAGATCCAGCACCTCGTCATCGGGCGCGAACTCGGGCTGTGACCCTACGGCCCACGGTGGGCCCCGGAGCGGTTCCCGGATGCTTTTAGTCCGCAGCGCGACCGCCCACGTGTATGGTCCCCCTTCCCCTCCAGTCGTTCGGCGGGCCGTTCCTCGTATTCCGGCTGTTCGGCCTGTTGTTCGCCGCCATCGGCGCGCTCAACCTGGTCCGTCCCCGTGCGATGACCGCCTACCAGATCCGGCAGCGACACGGCGACATCCAGGGCACCATCGAGCCCTCGCGGACGCGGTTGCTGTTCACCCGCCTCATGGGCGGCGTGGGCGTCGTCATCGGACTCGGCCTGGCTGCGGGGCTCATCGGCCCCTGACCGACCCCGCGCCGCACGTGCCGGGGCCACGGCGGGAACCGGCCGTCCGGTCCCTCGAACCCCGCGGTCCGCTCGGAGCGATGCATCCGCGAGGGTCGCAGAGCCCACAAGAGGTTTGGCCCTGAAATCCGGAGACGTTCACGCGGGTCCCCGGGTAGGGGAGGACCCGCACCGCCGTTCAGGACCCGGAGCGGCGGTGCCGGGCACGGCTCCCGCTCACTCCGGGCGCTCCCAGCCGTCCGTGAACGCAGCGTACCGGTGGAGATCGACGCGCTCGCCGCCGACGAACGCCTCGCGGTCGAGGACGGCCTCCTCGTGGAAGCCGGCCTTCTCCAGCGCCCGCATCGACGCCGGATTGTGCTCGTACACCGTCGCGACCAGCTTCTCGAGGCGCCGCTCGTCGAACGCGAACGCGGTCAGCAGCGCCACCGCGGCCGTGGCGTATCCCTCGTTCCAGTGGTCCGGGTGGATGGCGTACCCGAGTTCCGCGACGCCCCAGTTCTGCTGGACGTCACCGAACCCGATGTGGCCGACGCGGGTGCGCTCGCCGTCGACGGATGCGGCGACGAGCAGGTCGACGCCGTCGGCCTCGTCCAGCGACTCCCACCACTCGCGCTCCTGGCGGGCGTTCGTCGGCTCGCGATGGCTGATGGTCCGCCAGACGCGCGGGTCGTTGAGTTGCGACCGGAAGAAGTCGAGGTCGGCCTCCTCGATGGGGTGGAGCGTGACCGTCTCGCCGCGCAGGAAGACAGGACCGGGCATACCCGAACACCCAGGCCCGCCGGGTTGACTCTTCCCGTGGCGTGCCAGGGATTCGCACAGGAGGTTCCCGACTGCCGGGCCACTCAGAGCCGGGCGGCGTGGTAGCGATACAGCGCCTCGCGGGCGAGGCCGACGAGGAACCGGTCGCCACCGATGGAGAGCCCGACGAGCCCGGCGAGGAAGACGATACCCCACGCGACACTCACGAGGGCAGCCGACCCCGGCGGCGCACCTGCGAGGAGTCGCCGGGCGATGACGATGGCGCCGTCGAGTGCGTCGACGAAGCGGCCGTAGCCCACGACGACGATGACGAGTCCGAACAGGGCGGCGATCCCGTCGACAGCGTGGCGGGCCGGCTCCGGACGGTGCTGGTCGAGGAAGGTGACGAGCACGTCGCGCGCGCCGAACTCCGGGGCGCGGCCCCGCTTCTGGCGGACGTACGAGACCACGACGGCAACCCCGAGGCCGACCCACAGGAGGGCCGCGAAACCCAGTCGGGCGCGCGAGGCCGTCGTCCCGGCGGCCTCCGCGAGCGGGCCCGCCAGCACCGGCGTCGCCCGGTGGACGACCAGCGCGAACAGGGCGAACGCGATGGCGGCCCGGAGGTGGCCGTACTCCGGGTAGCGGACGGTGAACGAGGGCCGTTCCATGCCCGTTCGGGGATTCGGAACGACTTGAGGTTCCCGGCCACCGAGGGTGGATCCTGCAGCAGGTATTTCCGACCATCAATCGACGGCCGACCCGTGAGACCAGTCTGGTTCCTGCGCGTCGAGGGCCTCGCGGTGCTCGGCGGCGCACTGGGGGGCTACTTCACGCTGGACGGACCGCTGTGGCTGCTCGCGCTGCTGGCGCTGGCGCCCGACCTCTCGATGGTGGGCTACCTCGCCGGGCCGCGGGTCGGGAGTCTCTCGTACAACGTCGTCCACACCTACACGCTCCCGCTCGCGCTCGGCGGGGTCGGCGCGTGGGCCGACATCCGTTTCGCCATGCTCGTGGCGGCCGTCTGGGCGGGCCACATCGGCGCCGACCGGCTGTTCGGCTACGGCCTGAAGTACGAGACCGGGTTCCGGGACACGCACCTGTCGACCCAGCCCATGCCGCCGGGGCTCGGGCGATCGGACTGAGCCGACGACGAACCGGACACCCGGGCCGGGAACGCCACGACTGAAGGGGGCGCCGCCCGCGACACCGCTATGGGCACGCCACTCTCGTCGCGGGAGGCACAGGCCGCCGAGGCCGTCGACCGGCTGTACGAGCAGTACCCCGAGCCGGAGATCTCGCTGCGCTTCTCGAACCGCCTCGAACTCCTCGTCGCGGTCGTCCTCAGCGCGCAGTGTACGGACGAGCGCGTCAACGAGGTCACAGCGGACCTGTTCCAGAAGTACCAGTCGGCCGCCGACTACGCGAACGCGAGCGAGGAGCAGCTCGCCGAGGACATCTACGGCATCACCTTCCACAACAACAAGGGCGGCTACCTGAAGGGTATCGGCGAGATCCTCGTCGACGAGCACGACGGCGAGGTGCCCGACTCGATGTCGGCGCTGACGGACCTCCCCGGCGTCGGCCGCAAGACCGCGAACGTCGTCCTCCAGCACGGCCACGAGGTCGTCGAGGGCATCGTCGTGGACACGCACGTCCAGCGCATCTCCCGGCGCCTCGGCCTCACGGAGGCGGAACGCCCGGAGGCCATCGAGCAGGACCTGATGGGCATCGTCGCCGAGGACGACTGGAAGGAGTTCACCCACCTCCTCATCAGCCACGGCCGCGAGACCTGCACCGCACGGAACCCCTCGTGCGGGGACTGCGTGCTGGCCGACATCTGTCCCTCGGAGCGGGGGGACGCCGAGGTCGACCTCGCCAGCGGCGAGGCGTGGTGACGAGCGGGACGAC from Haloglomus litoreum includes the following:
- a CDS encoding plastocyanin/azurin family copper-binding protein; this translates as MTDRTTRRRLLTLGGTALATAVAGCTGDGGDGGGDGGASPTDQTAEEPDQEIIVGPGGSLKFDPAEVTVSPGDTVQWTWDSDFHTVTVDSQPEGENWSGTGEETHDTGYTHVHTFSTAGTYEYYCQPHRGQGMVGTVTVGSGGGDGSGSDSTPTDGGGGDGGAY
- a CDS encoding DUF4260 domain-containing protein yields the protein MRPVWFLRVEGLAVLGGALGGYFTLDGPLWLLALLALAPDLSMVGYLAGPRVGSLSYNVVHTYTLPLALGGVGAWADIRFAMLVAAVWAGHIGADRLFGYGLKYETGFRDTHLSTQPMPPGLGRSD
- a CDS encoding aldehyde dehydrogenase family protein, which encodes MSREPSGHYIDGEWVDGTGAETFESIDPATGESLGEYAVATPDDVDRALAAADEAFEEWRAMSYIDRAEVLWDVYHELRDRTDELGEIVTRECGKEISEGRADVVEAAHMVEWAAGNARHPHGEVVPSEIASKDSYMRRKPRGVVGCITPWNFPVAIPFWHMAVTLVEGNTVVWKPAEQTPWCGETVAEMLADAGVPDGVFNMVQGFGEAGGEIVDDPRVDTVLFTGSAQVGHEIASRVGGEPGKLAACEMGGKNAIVVTAEADLDIAVHSAVMSSFKTTGQRCVSSERLIVHTDVYDEFRRRFVDLAESVAVGDPLDEDTFMGPLVDESQVEKFSRYNDLAREEGASVLVDREELAADEIPDGSEEGHWVGPFVYEIDYDPAEPKRVLQEEVFGPHVALVEYDGDIGTAVDIQNDSDYGLAGAVISEDYREINHYRDHAEVGLAYANLPCIGAEVQLPFGGVKKSGNGYPSAREVIEAVTERTAFTVNNSTDIEMAQGLSADIKTEDD
- a CDS encoding GNAT family N-acetyltransferase; amino-acid sequence: MPGPVFLRGETVTLHPIEEADLDFFRSQLNDPRVWRTISHREPTNARQEREWWESLDEADGVDLLVAASVDGERTRVGHIGFGDVQQNWGVAELGYAIHPDHWNEGYATAAVALLTAFAFDERRLEKLVATVYEHNPASMRALEKAGFHEEAVLDREAFVGGERVDLHRYAAFTDGWERPE
- a CDS encoding acyl-CoA dehydrogenase family protein, which gives rise to MDFELPNEHRMIRDTVRDFCEAEIEPIAQEIEDEHRFPAEVFEELGDLDLMGVPVAEEYGGAGGDYLMYALVAEELGRVSGSIGLSYVAHTSLGSKPIEMFGTEAQKEEWLRPLAEGEEMGAWALTEPSSGSDASDMDTMAEKDGDEYVINGTKQFITNANVANSVLVKAVTEPGAGYDGISTFIVDPDNDDGFEVSTVWDKMGLNASPTCELQLDDVRVPEDRLLGEEGEGWKQTKKTLDGGRISIAALSTGLAQGAFEAAKEYATEREQFGQPISKFDAIRDKIVDMDRKIERARLLTHKAATKYDNGEKVTRISSLAKLDASEVSREVAEEAVQTLGGYGYTEDFAPQRFYRDAKLMEIGEGTSEIQHLVIGRELGL
- the nth gene encoding endonuclease III; this encodes MGTPLSSREAQAAEAVDRLYEQYPEPEISLRFSNRLELLVAVVLSAQCTDERVNEVTADLFQKYQSAADYANASEEQLAEDIYGITFHNNKGGYLKGIGEILVDEHDGEVPDSMSALTDLPGVGRKTANVVLQHGHEVVEGIVVDTHVQRISRRLGLTEAERPEAIEQDLMGIVAEDDWKEFTHLLISHGRETCTARNPSCGDCVLADICPSERGDAEVDLASGEAW